Proteins co-encoded in one Campylobacter jejuni genomic window:
- a CDS encoding metallophosphoesterase, with translation MIFLIFSFIVLLIFGLANVYIYKRLIKKITLFKYFYKIFSFIFIVLFLAQAVFLIFRRDEYLSDTWYEILAMLYAPTYCLFFMTLAWDFIKLILALMGKRDKKYNLILRLIFELSLIVLSVFLIYISINNALKIPEVKSVDVEIPNLKQDLKIAMLTDIHLGKNLHENFLDKLITKVNLQSPDIVVIVGDLIDTNPKDLKNYISKLNDFNSTYGTFYALGNHEYYHGINEVLDLLRKHTNMKILVNQNLDLGFINIAGLGDLAGLDRGLYAPDLARIKVDLNTSKASILLTHQPKTALLYDLSDFDLVLSGHTHGGQIFPFMFLVKLQQGFVHGLYDLGEKTKLYVSSGAGFWGPSLRVFAPSEIVILNLKGKK, from the coding sequence ATGATATTTTTAATTTTTTCTTTCATTGTATTATTGATTTTTGGCTTAGCAAATGTTTATATTTATAAAAGATTAATCAAGAAAATTACTCTTTTTAAGTATTTTTATAAAATTTTTTCCTTTATTTTTATTGTGCTTTTTTTAGCTCAAGCTGTGTTTTTAATATTTCGTAGAGATGAATATTTAAGTGATACTTGGTATGAAATTTTAGCCATGCTTTATGCGCCGACTTATTGTTTGTTTTTTATGACTTTAGCTTGGGATTTTATTAAATTGATTTTAGCTCTTATGGGTAAAAGAGATAAAAAATATAATCTTATTTTGCGTTTGATTTTTGAGCTTTCTCTTATAGTTTTAAGTGTGTTTTTAATTTATATAAGTATAAATAATGCTCTAAAAATACCTGAAGTAAAGAGTGTTGATGTTGAAATACCAAATCTTAAACAAGATCTAAAAATTGCCATGCTTACCGATATACATTTGGGTAAAAATTTGCATGAAAATTTTTTAGATAAGCTCATCACTAAAGTGAATTTGCAAAGTCCTGATATAGTTGTAATAGTAGGAGATCTGATTGATACTAATCCTAAAGATTTAAAAAATTACATCTCAAAACTTAATGATTTTAACTCCACTTACGGAACTTTTTATGCTTTGGGAAATCATGAGTATTATCATGGTATCAATGAAGTTTTGGATTTACTTAGAAAACATACTAATATGAAAATTTTAGTCAATCAAAATTTAGATTTGGGTTTTATAAATATTGCTGGACTTGGAGATTTAGCCGGACTTGATAGGGGTTTATATGCTCCTGATTTAGCAAGAATAAAAGTGGATTTAAATACAAGTAAAGCTAGTATTTTACTCACACATCAACCTAAAACAGCTTTGCTTTATGATTTAAGTGATTTTGATCTTGTTTTAAGTGGGCATACACATGGAGGGCAAATTTTCCCTTTTATGTTTTTAGTTAAACTTCAGCAAGGTTTTGTTCATGGGCTTTATGATTTAGGAGAAAAAACTAAGCTTTATGTGAGTAGTGGAGCAGGATTTTGGGGGCCAAGTCTTAGAGTTTTTGCTCCGAGTGAAATAGTGATTTTAAATTTAAAAGGAAAAAAATGA
- the psd gene encoding phosphatidylserine decarboxylase translates to MSFSKESSRLFGFVAGIKFPKMIQKVINENYVKYFNINMSEFKAPCEYESLNALFTRTLQIPRKFEEGFISPSDGKILECGSTFLANEEHFAFSIKGHTYSIEELLKDSFEKDELKNGLDYVNIYLSPKDYHRYHSPCDMQILSATYTSGALYSVNEKHLERISNLYVKNERVSLKCQNEKGIFWLVFVGAQNVGKMRFNFDISIQTNTKISHNFTRKYENLNLKKGEELGNFELGSTIVLISQKGILNFNLKAGQGIKFGEKIAD, encoded by the coding sequence ATGAGTTTTTCAAAAGAAAGTTCGAGACTTTTTGGTTTTGTAGCGGGGATTAAATTTCCTAAAATGATACAAAAAGTTATTAATGAAAATTATGTTAAGTATTTTAATATCAATATGAGTGAGTTTAAAGCTCCTTGTGAATATGAGAGTTTAAATGCTCTTTTTACAAGAACTTTGCAAATTCCAAGAAAATTTGAAGAAGGTTTTATCAGTCCAAGTGATGGTAAAATTTTAGAGTGTGGAAGTACTTTTTTGGCAAATGAAGAACATTTTGCTTTTTCTATAAAAGGACATACTTATAGCATTGAGGAGCTTTTAAAAGATAGCTTTGAAAAAGATGAGCTTAAAAATGGGCTTGATTATGTCAATATCTATCTTTCTCCAAAAGATTATCATCGTTATCACAGCCCTTGTGATATGCAAATTTTAAGTGCAACTTACACAAGTGGTGCCCTTTATAGTGTAAATGAAAAGCATTTAGAACGCATTAGTAATTTGTATGTAAAAAATGAAAGAGTGAGTTTAAAATGTCAAAATGAAAAAGGTATTTTTTGGCTTGTTTTTGTAGGAGCGCAAAATGTAGGAAAAATGCGTTTTAATTTTGATATAAGCATACAAACCAATACTAAAATTTCTCATAATTTTACTAGAAAATATGAAAATTTAAATCTAAAAAAAGGCGAAGAACTAGGAAATTTTGAACTGGGTTCTACTATAGTTTTAATCTCTCAAAAAGGGATTTTAAATTTTAATTTAAAAGCAGGGCAGGGTATTAAATTTGGAGAAAAAATAGCGGATTAG
- a CDS encoding FlhB-like flagellar biosynthesis protein, whose protein sequence is MSKIKRSIKKAVALGYQKEKNSAPKVLASGKGESAAKIISLAKEHGVPIKEDEDLIEILSKLDLGDEIPPNMYKAVAEVFAFIYQMANKTPKN, encoded by the coding sequence ATGAGCAAAATCAAAAGATCGATTAAAAAAGCCGTAGCCCTAGGCTATCAAAAAGAAAAAAACTCTGCACCAAAAGTGCTTGCAAGTGGCAAAGGCGAAAGTGCTGCTAAAATTATTTCTTTAGCCAAGGAACACGGAGTTCCCATTAAAGAAGATGAAGATTTAATAGAAATTTTAAGCAAGCTTGACTTAGGTGATGAAATTCCACCTAATATGTATAAAGCTGTAGCTGAAGTTTTTGCCTTTATCTATCAAATGGCAAATAAAACTCCTAAAAACTAA
- a CDS encoding flagellar hook-length control protein FliK, with product MINTQLASQIANTQKNDLKVDNSASKDKTNLKDNPKEALAQALKQNLGLSKDASSEEILAKFVQNETGTKLKELVNKLLDQINAQKNPDSPVLKQGKNLNLAPNFANELKILSTELAKSDTFTQVLDRLNQILKPASEIKNNNLAPLFKNSGVFLEAKLKDALNEELLPKSFHSLLSTIKGLSSEKLSVQIAQLANTNLSPKDTLKELKNIINSSKNENKQILNQSSFKALLNLSSKLENFKNYISKNPSYAQEKITPIANKILKELNSIKNDFFKALNKPENLMIKDPNILKQTATAFEKLENTLKNILGNQASKIQDKENILENLLSNKENMKEEKLNHNTKNQDEEKHIKASKEETLTDDTKTDIKQNVKNEENLPKKEVNANLDSSTKTHEENIKENPKFYETKTESKTSINTNTNTNNTQNLNNSQNIQSNNNQTMQNIFKNQEFIKQNIVKNLAFNVENLDLEQVQDLSKNLSNLSRRLNESLKELEPYTQNAKLNQAELKNLEHKLNLSTKDLVQIKPKTEQDIAESLHHDVKSTLLQISNLAKNEGNEAVYNQANRLLAQIEINQLMSLANDSINTYLPFSWDDLNDSKIMFRRGKKDKFFAQIKLEFAKLGDLEILISLNNEKYIDINIMAENIEFRKTIYENAHELKRNINKAGLLSANFFVGDIIRSKFDTRNMKNLDLEMGMDKKV from the coding sequence ATGATTAATACTCAACTAGCAAGTCAAATTGCCAATACGCAAAAAAATGATTTAAAAGTAGATAACTCTGCTTCAAAAGATAAAACAAATTTAAAAGACAATCCAAAAGAAGCACTTGCACAAGCTTTAAAGCAAAATTTAGGTTTAAGCAAGGACGCTAGTAGTGAGGAAATACTAGCAAAATTTGTTCAAAATGAAACAGGTACCAAATTAAAAGAACTTGTTAATAAACTTTTAGATCAAATCAATGCTCAAAAAAATCCCGATTCCCCTGTACTTAAACAAGGAAAAAATTTAAATTTAGCTCCTAATTTTGCTAATGAATTAAAAATCTTAAGTACAGAACTTGCAAAAAGTGATACTTTTACACAAGTTTTAGACAGATTAAATCAAATTTTAAAACCTGCCAGTGAAATAAAAAACAATAACTTAGCTCCTTTGTTTAAAAATTCAGGCGTATTTTTAGAAGCTAAATTAAAAGATGCCCTAAACGAAGAATTACTACCCAAAAGTTTTCACTCTCTTTTAAGTACAATCAAAGGTCTTAGTAGCGAAAAACTAAGCGTTCAGATAGCCCAGCTTGCAAATACAAATTTAAGCCCAAAAGACACTTTAAAAGAATTAAAAAATATTATTAATTCTAGCAAAAATGAAAATAAGCAAATTTTAAATCAAAGTTCTTTTAAAGCACTTTTAAATTTAAGTTCTAAATTGGAAAATTTTAAAAATTATATAAGTAAAAATCCCAGTTATGCTCAAGAAAAAATCACCCCTATAGCTAATAAAATTTTAAAAGAATTAAATTCCATCAAAAATGATTTTTTCAAAGCTCTTAATAAGCCAGAAAATTTAATGATAAAAGATCCAAACATCCTTAAACAAACTGCTACCGCCTTTGAAAAACTTGAAAATACTTTAAAAAATATACTAGGCAATCAAGCTTCTAAAATACAAGATAAAGAAAATATTTTAGAAAATCTTTTAAGTAACAAAGAAAATATGAAAGAAGAAAAACTTAATCATAACACAAAAAACCAAGATGAAGAAAAACATATAAAAGCATCAAAAGAAGAAACTCTCACAGATGATACTAAAACCGATATTAAGCAAAATGTAAAAAACGAAGAAAATTTACCTAAAAAAGAAGTTAATGCAAATTTAGATTCTAGCACAAAAACTCACGAAGAAAATATCAAAGAAAATCCAAAATTTTATGAAACAAAAACAGAAAGCAAAACTTCAATCAATACAAATACTAACACAAACAACACGCAAAATTTAAATAATTCTCAAAATATTCAATCTAACAATAACCAAACTATGCAAAATATTTTTAAAAATCAGGAATTTATAAAACAAAATATTGTAAAAAATTTAGCATTTAATGTAGAAAATTTAGATCTAGAACAAGTGCAAGATTTAAGTAAAAATTTAAGCAATCTTTCTCGTAGACTTAATGAAAGCTTAAAAGAACTTGAACCCTATACTCAAAATGCCAAGCTTAATCAAGCAGAACTTAAAAATCTCGAACACAAACTCAATCTTTCTACCAAAGATCTAGTGCAAATTAAACCAAAAACAGAACAAGATATAGCTGAATCTTTACATCATGATGTAAAATCAACACTTTTGCAAATTTCAAATTTGGCTAAAAATGAAGGCAATGAAGCTGTATATAATCAAGCTAATCGTCTTTTAGCGCAAATTGAAATCAATCAGCTTATGTCTTTAGCTAATGATTCTATCAATACTTATCTGCCTTTTTCTTGGGATGATTTAAATGATTCTAAAATTATGTTTAGACGCGGAAAAAAGGATAAATTTTTTGCTCAGATTAAACTCGAATTTGCAAAACTTGGGGATTTGGAAATTCTTATTTCTTTAAATAATGAAAAATATATAGATATTAATATTATGGCAGAAAATATTGAATTTAGAAAAACCATCTATGAAAATGCCCATGAGCTTAAAAGAAATATCAATAAAGCAGGACTTTTAAGTGCAAATTTCTTTGTAGGTGATATCATAAGAAGTAAATTTGATACTAGAAATATGAAAAATTTAGATCTTGAAATGGGTATGGATAAAAAAGTATGA
- a CDS encoding MFS transporter, translating into MSPKKIIKSMTALFAGMAFLFAGNALIVSSIGVILKENGESSLAVGVVSSCFFIGALVGTISAHKIISRIGHIRSFGLFGAIFGISAMLHTVSENLIFWAILRFFIGICYYGLLMVIESWLNEKSKNAIRSRILGFYEIVFYLAFGIGVLIIALNLSKHSVFILSATLILLSSLPLNLIKIKEPVLPASSPISIPKIFDIAPLAIVTSFIAGMLINGFFSMASLFILLQGFDTKAVSYFIFCGVLGGFIAQTIIGTISDKLGRKFAIITCASIGFVTMLIFIFFKLHLYMQYFLGITLGIGIFCLYALALARANDVLVSKNKGVELGRGVLFCYSLGSLFGPLILGFLMQYFEIKGFIWFYIVSLAFLILFAINKPNILNKKFKKKPGNMVVFDD; encoded by the coding sequence ATGAGTCCAAAAAAAATTATTAAATCAATGACAGCACTTTTTGCTGGTATGGCATTTTTATTTGCAGGTAATGCCTTGATAGTAAGCTCTATAGGTGTTATATTAAAAGAAAACGGAGAAAGTTCTTTAGCTGTTGGAGTGGTAAGTTCTTGTTTTTTTATAGGCGCTCTTGTTGGAACCATCAGTGCTCATAAAATTATTTCTCGTATAGGTCATATACGCTCTTTTGGGCTATTTGGTGCTATTTTTGGAATTTCAGCTATGCTTCATACAGTAAGCGAAAATCTTATTTTTTGGGCTATTTTAAGATTTTTCATAGGGATTTGCTACTATGGACTTTTAATGGTCATAGAATCATGGCTTAATGAAAAAAGCAAAAATGCCATTCGATCTAGAATTTTAGGTTTTTATGAAATTGTTTTTTATCTTGCGTTTGGTATTGGAGTTTTAATCATAGCGTTAAATTTAAGCAAACATAGTGTATTTATTCTCAGTGCAACTTTAATTTTACTTTCATCTTTACCTTTAAATCTAATTAAAATCAAAGAACCTGTTTTACCCGCATCAAGTCCTATTTCTATACCTAAAATTTTTGATATAGCTCCTTTAGCTATCGTCACAAGCTTTATAGCCGGAATGCTTATAAATGGCTTTTTTTCTATGGCATCTTTATTTATACTTTTGCAAGGTTTTGATACAAAAGCGGTTTCTTATTTTATATTTTGTGGGGTTTTAGGTGGTTTTATTGCACAAACCATCATAGGAACTATTTCAGATAAACTTGGTCGCAAATTTGCCATTATCACTTGCGCAAGCATAGGATTTGTCACTATGCTTATATTTATCTTTTTTAAACTTCACTTGTATATGCAATATTTTTTAGGAATTACTCTTGGTATAGGAATATTTTGTTTATATGCTTTAGCACTTGCTAGAGCAAATGATGTTTTAGTAAGCAAAAATAAAGGCGTAGAGTTAGGTCGTGGAGTTCTTTTTTGCTATTCTTTGGGCTCTTTGTTTGGCCCTTTAATTTTAGGTTTTTTAATGCAATATTTTGAAATCAAGGGTTTTATATGGTTTTATATAGTTTCTTTAGCATTTTTAATTCTTTTTGCTATCAATAAACCAAATATTTTAAATAAAAAATTTAAGAAAAAGCCTGGAAATATGGTGGTATTTGATGATTAA
- a CDS encoding membrane protein: MEHKKALFCIFAIIHLFFWIIFSSLNHFKLDTFLSYEIAFFSVLLIIFASYLNYKKVIIKKSKNYEKDFNFISSLFVKKKQNLSKIIHFKVLKDDLKPNVKEKIHFFAMFFTLFKLMAYVILVAGFLFLHRQDRLDIFAYICGISSLLVCVFIFILYIKKYESKKNY, from the coding sequence ATGGAACATAAAAAAGCTCTATTTTGTATTTTTGCCATTATTCATTTATTTTTTTGGATCATATTTTCATCGTTAAATCATTTTAAATTAGATACATTTTTAAGCTATGAAATAGCTTTTTTTAGTGTTTTATTGATTATTTTTGCTTCTTATTTAAATTATAAAAAAGTCATTATAAAAAAATCAAAAAATTATGAAAAAGATTTTAATTTCATTTCATCGCTTTTTGTCAAAAAAAAACAAAATTTATCAAAAATTATTCATTTTAAAGTTCTAAAAGACGATTTAAAGCCAAATGTTAAAGAGAAAATCCATTTTTTTGCTATGTTTTTTACTCTCTTTAAATTGATGGCTTATGTAATATTGGTTGCTGGATTTTTATTTTTACATCGCCAAGATAGATTAGATATCTTTGCTTATATTTGTGGAATTTCATCCTTGCTAGTTTGTGTGTTTATTTTTATTTTATATATAAAAAAGTATGAGTCCAAAAAAAATTATTAA
- a CDS encoding AtpZ/AtpI family protein, whose product MSNILKEEKNHLENSNSKRQKIIRKTLEAADGLSLGISMVVAVFIGVGIGYLLKKFTPYPWLFWLGVFWGISAAILNVYKAYKVQVKSYEEFKERDELIKEKIQKEKNK is encoded by the coding sequence ATGAGCAATATTTTAAAAGAAGAAAAAAATCACTTAGAAAATTCCAACAGTAAAAGACAAAAAATCATTCGCAAAACTCTTGAAGCTGCGGATGGTTTAAGTCTTGGCATCTCTATGGTTGTTGCTGTATTTATAGGTGTGGGAATAGGATATTTACTTAAAAAATTTACTCCTTATCCTTGGCTTTTTTGGCTTGGAGTTTTTTGGGGGATCAGTGCTGCTATACTTAATGTTTACAAAGCTTATAAAGTTCAAGTAAAAAGCTATGAAGAATTTAAAGAAAGAGATGAGTTGATCAAAGAAAAAATTCAAAAAGAAAAGAACAAATAA
- the hemL gene encoding glutamate-1-semialdehyde 2,1-aminomutase produces MTNKKAFKEACKFIAGGVNSPVRAFANVQSEPKFISHGKGAYIFDIDGNSYIDYVQSWGPLLFGHCDKDIQKACQKALHKGSSFGAPTLLETELAKLVLSDFPHLEKIRFVSSGTEATMSAIRLARGFTKKDKILKFEGCYHGHSDSLLVGAGSGAATFNSPSSLGVLEDVAKHTLVAKYNDINSVKELFEKNKDIACVIIEPIAGNMGLVPAKQDFLEELAKICKNNQTLLIFDEVMSGYRASYLGSYGINHIQADIITFGKVIGGGLPAAAFASRAEIMDILSPLGGVYQAGTLSGNPLAMAAGIASLTKAKKKTKLYDKLGKLAKKLTQGMKKLADEKGLPLQVCHVGSMFGYFFTKDPVSNYQDALKSDLALFSKFHKNMLENGIYLAPSQFETSFICSKMDDKIIDTTLEAVRESFKRI; encoded by the coding sequence ATGACAAACAAAAAAGCTTTTAAAGAAGCGTGTAAATTCATCGCAGGTGGTGTAAATTCTCCAGTTCGTGCTTTTGCAAATGTTCAAAGTGAGCCAAAATTTATTTCTCATGGAAAAGGTGCTTATATTTTCGATATAGATGGAAATTCTTATATAGACTATGTTCAAAGCTGGGGGCCTTTACTTTTTGGACATTGTGATAAAGATATACAAAAAGCTTGTCAAAAAGCACTTCATAAAGGTTCAAGTTTTGGAGCTCCAACTTTATTAGAAACTGAACTTGCCAAGCTTGTTTTATCTGATTTTCCTCATTTAGAAAAGATCCGCTTTGTAAGCAGTGGAACAGAAGCAACCATGAGTGCTATTCGTCTTGCCCGTGGTTTTACTAAAAAAGATAAAATTTTAAAATTTGAAGGATGTTATCACGGGCATTCTGATTCATTATTAGTGGGTGCAGGAAGTGGTGCTGCTACTTTTAACTCTCCTAGTTCTTTGGGTGTTTTAGAAGATGTAGCTAAACACACTTTAGTAGCTAAATATAATGATATAAATAGCGTTAAAGAGCTTTTTGAAAAAAATAAAGATATTGCATGTGTTATCATTGAGCCTATTGCTGGAAATATGGGGTTAGTTCCAGCTAAACAAGATTTTTTAGAAGAACTTGCTAAGATCTGTAAAAACAATCAAACTCTGCTGATTTTTGATGAAGTAATGAGTGGATATAGAGCATCTTACCTTGGTTCCTATGGAATCAATCATATCCAAGCAGATATAATTACTTTTGGTAAGGTAATAGGAGGCGGTCTACCTGCAGCAGCATTTGCTTCTAGAGCTGAAATTATGGATATTTTAAGTCCTTTGGGTGGAGTTTATCAAGCAGGAACTTTAAGTGGAAATCCTTTAGCAATGGCTGCAGGTATAGCAAGCCTTACAAAAGCCAAAAAGAAAACCAAGCTTTATGACAAACTTGGAAAATTAGCAAAAAAACTTACCCAAGGAATGAAAAAATTAGCAGATGAAAAAGGACTTCCACTGCAAGTTTGTCATGTAGGTTCTATGTTTGGATACTTTTTCACCAAAGATCCTGTATCAAACTACCAAGATGCATTAAAATCCGATCTAGCATTATTTTCAAAATTTCACAAAAATATGCTTGAAAATGGAATTTATTTAGCACCTTCTCAATTTGAAACAAGCTTTATATGTTCAAAAATGGATGATAAAATTATAGATACAACACTAGAGGCTGTTAGGGAAAGCTTTAAAAGAATATGA
- a CDS encoding c-type cytochrome: protein MKIVLMFFLFSISFFGADFITLKEYSKMLYENPRGISCKECHGADGSEQILGYYMKNGIKTAYKVPSIQNLSFENFKNSLNQSKDAKSIMPNYSLTNDEIVTLYNYIKQFSKEEK from the coding sequence TTGAAAATTGTTTTAATGTTTTTTTTATTTAGTATCAGTTTTTTTGGTGCTGATTTTATCACTCTTAAAGAATACTCTAAAATGCTTTATGAAAATCCAAGGGGCATTAGTTGTAAAGAATGTCATGGAGCAGATGGAAGCGAACAAATTTTAGGATATTATATGAAAAATGGTATTAAAACAGCTTATAAAGTTCCAAGTATACAAAATCTTAGTTTTGAGAATTTTAAAAATTCTCTTAATCAGAGTAAAGACGCAAAATCAATCATGCCAAATTACTCTTTAACAAATGATGAAATTGTAACTTTATATAATTACATCAAGCAATTTAGCAAGGAAGAAAAATGA
- the folD gene encoding bifunctional methylenetetrahydrofolate dehydrogenase/methenyltetrahydrofolate cyclohydrolase FolD — MTLLDGKALSAKIKEELKEKNQFLKSKGIESCLAVILVGDNPASQTYVKSKAKACEECGIKSLVYHLNENTTQNELLALINTLNHDDSVHGILVQLPLPDHICKDLILESIISSKDVDGFHPINVGYLNLGLESGFLPCTPLGVMKLLKAYEIDLEGKDAVIIGASNIVGRPMATMLLNAGATVSVCHIKTKDLSLYTRQADLIIVAAGCVNLLRSDMVKEGVIVVDVGINRLESGKIVGDVDFEEVSKKSSYITPVPGGVGPMTIAMLLENTVKSAKNRLN; from the coding sequence ATGACTTTGCTTGATGGTAAAGCTTTAAGCGCAAAAATCAAAGAAGAATTAAAAGAAAAAAATCAATTTTTGAAAAGCAAAGGGATTGAAAGCTGTTTAGCTGTTATCTTGGTTGGAGATAATCCTGCAAGTCAAACTTATGTAAAATCTAAGGCTAAAGCCTGTGAAGAATGTGGAATTAAATCTTTAGTGTATCATCTTAATGAAAATACTACACAAAATGAACTTTTGGCATTGATTAATACCTTAAATCACGATGATAGTGTTCATGGAATTTTGGTTCAGCTTCCCTTACCTGATCATATTTGTAAAGATTTAATACTTGAAAGTATTATAAGTAGTAAAGATGTTGATGGTTTTCATCCTATTAATGTAGGATATTTAAATTTAGGCTTAGAAAGCGGGTTTTTGCCTTGTACTCCACTTGGAGTTATGAAGCTTTTGAAGGCTTATGAAATTGATTTAGAAGGAAAAGACGCTGTTATTATAGGTGCTTCAAATATAGTAGGTCGTCCTATGGCTACTATGCTTTTAAACGCTGGAGCTACAGTAAGCGTTTGTCATATTAAAACCAAAGATTTGAGCCTTTATACTAGGCAAGCTGATTTGATTATAGTAGCAGCAGGTTGTGTGAATTTACTTCGATCGGATATGGTAAAAGAAGGAGTGATTGTTGTTGATGTTGGAATTAATCGTCTTGAAAGTGGAAAGATAGTTGGAGACGTGGATTTTGAAGAGGTATCTAAAAAATCTAGTTATATAACTCCTGTTCCAGGTGGAGTAGGTCCTATGACTATAGCCATGCTTTTAGAAAACACAGTTAAATCTGCTAAAAATAGACTTAATTAG
- the lepB gene encoding signal peptidase I: protein MEILKKLYKFSQSWTGTVVIVLLVIFFFIQAFVIPSGSMKNTLLVGDFLFVKKFSYGIPTPHIPWLEIPVLPDFNKDGHLIKAQGPQRGDIVVFRNPRNEKEHFVKRCVGTGGDRIVYANKTLYVRMHESDDFMREHYPNDLVTLGGQIYVKEPYKQKGIHYDPKKDIESDILRFLSIGDFAMSPTYIKELGNHIGFSGGNAYVFDVPENEYFMMGDNRDYSYDSRFWGSVPYRLIVGKPWFVYFSWDKDKNVRWERIGRFVDTLENDEQYIHDHDDEDKLS, encoded by the coding sequence ATGGAAATTTTAAAGAAATTATATAAATTTTCACAGTCTTGGACTGGAACTGTAGTTATTGTTCTTTTGGTGATTTTTTTCTTTATACAAGCTTTTGTTATTCCTTCTGGTTCTATGAAAAACACCTTGTTGGTGGGGGATTTTTTATTTGTTAAAAAATTTAGTTATGGTATCCCAACTCCTCATATTCCTTGGCTGGAAATTCCTGTTTTGCCAGATTTCAATAAAGATGGGCATTTGATAAAAGCACAAGGGCCACAAAGAGGAGATATAGTCGTTTTTAGAAATCCTAGAAATGAAAAAGAACACTTTGTAAAGCGTTGTGTAGGCACAGGAGGAGATAGGATAGTTTATGCAAATAAAACACTTTATGTAAGAATGCATGAGAGTGATGATTTTATGAGAGAACATTATCCGAATGATCTTGTTACTCTTGGAGGGCAAATTTATGTAAAAGAACCTTATAAACAAAAAGGTATTCATTATGATCCAAAAAAAGATATAGAAAGTGATATTTTACGCTTTCTTAGCATAGGTGATTTTGCCATGTCTCCAACTTATATTAAAGAACTTGGAAATCATATAGGTTTTAGCGGCGGAAATGCTTATGTTTTTGATGTGCCTGAAAATGAGTATTTCATGATGGGTGATAATCGTGATTATTCTTATGATAGTCGTTTTTGGGGTTCTGTTCCTTATAGGTTGATAGTAGGTAAACCTTGGTTTGTATATTTCTCTTGGGATAAAGATAAAAATGTTCGCTGGGAAAGGATAGGGCGTTTTGTTGACACCTTGGAAAATGATGAACAATATATCCATGATCATGATGATGAGGATAAATTAAGCTAA